The Aquidulcibacter paucihalophilus genome has a window encoding:
- the ychF gene encoding redox-regulated ATPase YchF, whose amino-acid sequence MALKVAIVGLPNVGKSTLFNALTKTAAAQAANYPFCTIEPNTGDVAVPEPRLEALAAIAGSKEIIPSRITFVDIAGLVRGASKGEGLGNQFLANIRDCDAVAFVARCFVDDDITHVENRIDPISDLEIIETELMLADLESLEKRVVNVEKKAKGGDKDAQQTLRLINMALAPLRAGKPARVVQVDKEDQKAWHMLQLLTSLPALYVSNVDENSADKGNELSDAVAARAAQDNAKAVVISAKIDSELAVLDEAEQAEFLESLGLAEPGLNRLIREAYALLGLQSYFTVGPKEARAWTIPIGATAPQAAGVIHTDFEKGFIRAETIAFEDFVELKGEAGARAAGKLRAEGKPYVVKDGDVMNFLFN is encoded by the coding sequence ATGGCCCTGAAAGTCGCGATCGTCGGCCTGCCCAACGTCGGCAAGTCCACCCTGTTCAACGCCCTGACCAAGACGGCGGCGGCGCAGGCCGCCAACTATCCGTTCTGCACCATCGAGCCCAATACGGGTGACGTGGCCGTGCCCGAGCCCCGGCTGGAGGCCCTGGCGGCCATCGCGGGCTCGAAGGAGATCATCCCGTCGCGGATCACCTTCGTCGACATCGCCGGCCTGGTGCGTGGCGCATCCAAGGGCGAGGGCCTGGGCAACCAGTTCCTGGCCAACATCCGCGACTGCGACGCCGTGGCCTTCGTGGCCCGTTGCTTCGTCGATGACGACATCACCCACGTCGAGAACCGCATCGACCCGATCTCGGACCTCGAGATCATCGAGACCGAACTGATGCTGGCCGACCTCGAAAGCCTCGAGAAGCGCGTCGTCAACGTCGAGAAGAAGGCCAAGGGCGGCGACAAGGACGCCCAGCAGACCCTGCGCCTGATCAACATGGCCCTGGCACCCCTGCGCGCCGGCAAGCCCGCGCGCGTGGTCCAGGTCGACAAGGAGGATCAGAAGGCCTGGCACATGCTGCAACTGCTGACCTCCCTGCCCGCCCTCTATGTCTCCAATGTCGACGAGAACTCGGCCGACAAGGGCAATGAACTGTCCGACGCGGTCGCCGCCCGCGCCGCCCAGGACAATGCCAAGGCCGTGGTCATCTCGGCCAAGATCGATTCCGAACTGGCCGTGCTGGACGAGGCCGAACAGGCCGAATTCCTTGAGAGCCTCGGTCTGGCCGAACCGGGCCTGAACCGCCTGATCCGCGAGGCCTACGCCCTGCTGGGCCTACAGTCCTATTTCACCGTGGGCCCCAAGGAGGCGCGCGCCTGGACCATTCCGATCGGCGCCACGGCCCCTCAGGCGGCGGGCGTGATCCATACCGATTTCGAGAAGGGCTTCATCCGCGCAGAGACCATCGCCTTCGAGGACTTCGTCGAGCTCAAGGGCGAGGCCGGTGCCCGCGCGGCGGGCAAGCTGCGCGCCGAGGGCAAGCCCTATGTCGTCAAGGACGGCGACGTGATGAACTTCCTGTTCAACTAG
- a CDS encoding porin family protein, which produces MRNILLATAALTLIAAPAMAQSISSPQVSGSVGYTVLDGDDADLGAITGRVTAKMSPYFGVEGEASFGVKDDDVTVGAVTGDLSHEYDVAAYGVATLPISPNFELFGRVGYGTTQIKADVAGFTATEDGESVNYGAGANYFFDNQNGVRADWTRRDFTDDNGGELDTYGLSYVRRF; this is translated from the coding sequence ATGCGTAACATTCTTCTCGCCACCGCCGCGCTTACTCTGATTGCCGCGCCGGCCATGGCCCAGAGCATCTCTTCCCCGCAGGTTTCGGGTTCGGTGGGCTACACCGTGCTGGACGGCGACGACGCCGACCTGGGCGCGATCACCGGCCGGGTGACCGCCAAAATGTCCCCGTATTTCGGCGTCGAGGGTGAAGCCTCGTTCGGCGTCAAGGACGACGACGTCACCGTCGGTGCCGTGACCGGCGACCTGTCCCATGAGTACGACGTCGCGGCCTATGGCGTCGCCACCCTGCCGATCAGCCCGAATTTCGAACTGTTCGGTCGCGTCGGCTACGGCACGACCCAGATCAAGGCTGACGTTGCGGGTTTCACCGCGACCGAAGACGGCGAGAGCGTCAACTACGGCGCCGGTGCCAACTATTTCTTCGACAACCAGAACGGAGTCCGCGCCGACTGGACCCGTCGCGACTTCACCGACGACAACGGCGGTGAGCTGGACACCTACGGCCTGAGCTACGTCCGCCGCTTCTAG
- a CDS encoding site-specific DNA-methyltransferase has product MSEFKTDVIHRGDCIEVLRSMPDACVDMVFADPPYNLQLGGDLLRPDNSKVDAVDDDWDKFDSFAAYDAFTREWMTECRRILKPEGSIWVIGSYHNVFRLGAAIQDLGFWVLNDIIWRKSNPMPNFKGTRFTNAHETLIWAARSRDQKRYTFNYDALKAFNEDVQMRSDWTLALCTGEERIKDAEGKKAHPTQKPEGLLHRVLMAATRPGDVVLDPFFGTGTTGAAAKRLGRHWIGIERDETYAKVAEKRIKAVIPAAPEDLVVMGSRKAEVKVPFGALVEAGLLAPGDKLYCPRGTREARVRADGSLVAGELTGSIHKLGALFENAPACNGWTYWRFKTDQGLRSIDALRAEVRAGMQ; this is encoded by the coding sequence ATGTCCGAGTTCAAGACCGACGTCATTCATCGCGGCGACTGCATCGAGGTGTTGCGGTCCATGCCCGACGCCTGTGTGGACATGGTCTTCGCCGACCCGCCCTATAACCTCCAGCTGGGCGGCGACCTGCTGCGACCGGACAATTCCAAGGTCGATGCGGTCGACGACGACTGGGACAAGTTCGACAGCTTCGCCGCCTATGACGCCTTCACCCGCGAGTGGATGACGGAATGCCGGCGCATCCTGAAGCCCGAGGGTTCGATCTGGGTGATCGGCAGCTATCACAACGTCTTCCGCCTCGGCGCGGCGATCCAGGACCTCGGCTTCTGGGTGCTGAACGACATCATCTGGCGCAAGTCCAACCCGATGCCGAACTTCAAGGGTACGCGGTTCACCAACGCCCATGAGACGCTGATCTGGGCCGCTCGGAGCCGCGACCAGAAGCGCTACACCTTCAACTACGACGCCCTGAAGGCCTTCAACGAGGACGTCCAGATGCGGTCCGACTGGACCCTGGCCCTGTGCACGGGCGAGGAGCGGATCAAGGACGCCGAAGGCAAGAAGGCCCACCCGACCCAGAAACCCGAGGGCCTGCTGCACCGCGTGCTGATGGCCGCGACCCGGCCCGGCGACGTGGTGCTGGACCCCTTCTTCGGCACCGGCACCACCGGGGCGGCGGCCAAGCGGCTGGGCCGCCACTGGATCGGCATCGAGCGCGACGAGACCTATGCCAAGGTGGCCGAGAAGCGGATCAAGGCCGTCATCCCCGCCGCGCCCGAGGACCTGGTGGTCATGGGCTCGCGCAAGGCCGAGGTGAAGGTGCCGTTCGGCGCGCTCGTCGAGGCCGGTCTGCTGGCACCCGGCGACAAGCTGTACTGCCCGCGCGGCACCCGCGAGGCCCGCGTCCGCGCCGACGGTTCGCTGGTCGCCGGCGAACTGACCGGCTCGATCCACAAGCTCGGTGCCCTGTTCGAGAACGCCCCGGCCTGCAACGGCTGGACCTACTGGCGCTTCAAGACCGACCAGGGCCTGCGCTCGATCGACGCCCTGCGGGCCGAGGTCCGCGCCGGGATGCAGTGA
- a CDS encoding glycosyltransferase family 4 protein — translation MKIAQVTPLYEAVPPKLYGGTERVVAHLTDALVDLGHDVTLFASADARTRARLVPVRDQAIRLDPAPLKSDLAAHMTLLSEVLKRADDFDVIHFHTDMVHFPFFSRCADKTITTLHGRLDMKDIGEVYGRWPDFGLVSISDDQRRPLPLVNWKATVHHGMPGELYQFSPKSAGYLAFLGRISPEKRPDRAIEIATKLNRPLKIAAKVDAADKVYWETVIRPLVEGNPLIEFVGEIGDHQKSAFLGGADALLFPIDWPEPFGLVMIEAMACGTPVVAFRCGSTPEVIEDGETGFLVDTLEQAVAAAGRAHLLDRHAIRARFDLRFSATAMARRYLDVYGDLLARRPFAEEAIADVVTSLRPAEDRSFAAANL, via the coding sequence ATGAAGATCGCGCAAGTCACGCCGCTGTACGAAGCCGTGCCGCCGAAACTCTACGGGGGGACCGAGCGGGTTGTCGCCCATCTGACCGACGCCCTCGTCGATCTGGGCCACGACGTCACCCTCTTCGCCAGCGCCGACGCCCGGACCCGGGCGCGGCTGGTGCCGGTCCGGGATCAGGCGATCCGGCTGGACCCGGCTCCGCTGAAGTCCGACCTCGCGGCCCACATGACCCTGCTGTCGGAGGTGCTGAAACGCGCCGACGACTTCGATGTGATCCATTTCCACACCGACATGGTCCATTTCCCGTTCTTCTCGCGCTGCGCCGACAAGACCATCACGACCCTGCACGGGCGGCTGGACATGAAGGACATCGGCGAGGTCTACGGGCGCTGGCCCGACTTCGGCCTCGTCTCGATCTCCGACGACCAGCGCAGGCCCCTGCCGCTGGTCAACTGGAAGGCCACGGTACACCACGGCATGCCCGGCGAGCTGTACCAGTTCTCCCCGAAGTCGGCGGGCTATCTCGCCTTCCTCGGTCGCATCTCGCCGGAGAAGCGGCCCGACCGCGCCATCGAGATCGCCACCAAACTGAACCGGCCCCTCAAGATCGCGGCCAAGGTCGATGCGGCGGACAAGGTCTATTGGGAGACGGTGATCCGCCCCCTGGTCGAAGGCAATCCGCTGATCGAATTCGTCGGCGAGATCGGCGACCACCAGAAGTCCGCCTTCCTGGGCGGCGCGGATGCCCTGCTGTTCCCAATCGACTGGCCCGAGCCCTTCGGCCTGGTGATGATCGAGGCCATGGCCTGCGGCACGCCCGTGGTGGCCTTCCGCTGCGGCTCGACGCCCGAGGTGATCGAGGACGGCGAGACCGGCTTCCTCGTGGACACGCTGGAACAGGCCGTTGCCGCGGCCGGTCGCGCGCACCTGCTGGATCGACATGCGATCCGCGCCCGGTTCGACCTGCGTTTCTCGGCCACGGCCATGGCGCGGCGCTATCTGGACGTCTACGGCGACCTGCTGGCGCGCCGTCCGTTCGCGGAAGAGGCGATCGCCGATGTGGTGACATCCCTGCGTCCTGCCGAGGACCGGAGCTTCGCGGCCGCCAATCTCTGA
- the ppdK gene encoding pyruvate, phosphate dikinase — protein sequence MTQWVYGFGGGSADGDASMKNLLGGKGANLAEMSSLGLPVPPGFTITTEACVHYYSNGQTYPAALADQVAAGLKKVETVVGKTFGDATNPLLVSVRSGARASMPGMMDTVLNLGLNDETVEGLAALSGDRRFAFDSYRRFITMYSSVVLGLSHDDFEEVLDDHKDRLGVTIDTDLSAGDWEKVVADYKAVVEDRLGQPFPQDPHDQLWGAVSAVFASWMNDRAKFYRRMHDIPESWGTAVNVQSMVFGNMGETSATGVAFTRNPSTGEAKLYGEFLINAQGEDVVAGIRTPQSLTKAGREEMGETAPSMEEAMPVVFAEFVDVVGRLESHYRDMQDIEFTVEQGRLWMLQTRNGKRTAKSALKIAVDLAAEGVISEEEAVSRVEPSALDQLLHPTLDPKANRSVVAAGLPASPGAATGKIVFDADEAERMSQLGDAVILVREETSPEDIHGMHAARGIVTARGGMTSHAAVVARGMGRPCVCGINELSIDDKAGTFTARGRTFRAGEIITIDGSKGEVLDGAVAMIEPELTGDFQTLMAWADKVRRLKVRANAETPLDAKTARGFGAEGIGLCRTEHMFFDDARIAAVREMILADDEAGRRLALGKIAPFQKADFVELFTIMAGLPVTVRLLDPPLHEFIPHTDAEIDALAVTQGLDAAKLKRRARELHETNPMLGHRGCRLGVAYPEIYEMQVRAILEAALQVKQTATQAPIPEIMHPLVALGLEMKYLRELTDRTAEAVFAEAGDRVEYLVGTMIELPRAALRAADLAEYAEFFSFGTNDLTQTTFGISRDDSGRFLQAYMDKGIFETDPFVRLDQDGVGDLIRIAAERGGAARPGIKMGICGEHGGDPSSIAFCEEVGLDYVSCSPYRVPIARLAAAQAALVSRGGEAREKDR from the coding sequence ATGACTCAGTGGGTGTACGGCTTCGGCGGAGGCTCCGCCGACGGCGATGCGTCGATGAAGAACCTGCTCGGCGGCAAGGGCGCGAACCTTGCCGAGATGTCCTCGCTCGGCCTGCCGGTCCCTCCGGGCTTCACCATCACCACGGAAGCCTGCGTCCACTACTATTCCAACGGCCAGACCTACCCCGCCGCCCTGGCGGACCAGGTCGCCGCCGGGCTGAAGAAGGTCGAGACCGTCGTCGGCAAGACCTTCGGCGACGCGACGAACCCCCTGCTGGTCTCGGTCCGCTCTGGCGCGCGCGCCTCCATGCCGGGGATGATGGACACCGTCCTCAACCTCGGCCTCAACGATGAGACGGTCGAGGGCCTGGCCGCCCTGTCCGGCGACCGGCGCTTTGCCTTCGACAGCTACCGCCGCTTCATCACCATGTATTCCAGCGTCGTCCTCGGCCTGTCGCATGATGACTTCGAGGAGGTGCTGGACGACCACAAGGACCGTCTGGGCGTCACCATCGACACCGACCTGTCGGCCGGTGACTGGGAGAAGGTCGTCGCCGACTACAAGGCCGTGGTCGAGGACCGGCTGGGCCAGCCCTTCCCGCAGGACCCGCATGACCAGCTGTGGGGTGCCGTCTCGGCCGTCTTCGCCAGCTGGATGAACGACCGGGCGAAATTCTATCGCCGCATGCACGACATCCCCGAGAGTTGGGGCACGGCGGTCAATGTGCAGTCCATGGTCTTCGGCAACATGGGCGAGACCTCGGCCACCGGTGTGGCCTTCACCCGCAATCCGTCGACGGGCGAGGCCAAGCTGTACGGCGAGTTCCTGATCAACGCCCAGGGCGAGGACGTCGTCGCCGGCATCCGCACGCCGCAGTCGCTGACGAAGGCCGGGCGCGAGGAGATGGGCGAGACCGCCCCCTCGATGGAAGAGGCCATGCCGGTCGTCTTCGCCGAATTCGTCGACGTCGTCGGGCGGCTGGAGAGCCACTACCGCGACATGCAGGACATCGAGTTCACGGTCGAACAGGGCCGGCTCTGGATGCTGCAGACCCGCAACGGCAAGCGCACCGCCAAGTCGGCGCTGAAGATCGCTGTCGATCTCGCGGCCGAGGGCGTGATCTCCGAGGAGGAGGCCGTGTCGCGCGTCGAGCCGTCGGCGCTGGACCAGTTGCTTCACCCCACGCTGGATCCGAAGGCCAACCGCTCGGTGGTCGCCGCCGGTCTGCCGGCTTCGCCCGGCGCCGCCACCGGCAAGATCGTCTTCGACGCCGACGAGGCCGAGCGGATGAGCCAGCTCGGCGACGCCGTTATCCTGGTGCGCGAGGAGACCTCGCCCGAGGACATCCACGGCATGCACGCCGCGCGCGGCATCGTCACGGCCCGGGGCGGCATGACCAGCCACGCCGCCGTCGTCGCCCGCGGCATGGGTCGCCCCTGCGTCTGCGGCATCAATGAGCTGTCGATCGACGACAAGGCGGGGACCTTCACTGCCCGCGGCCGGACGTTCCGGGCCGGCGAGATCATCACCATCGACGGCTCCAAGGGCGAGGTGCTGGACGGCGCCGTGGCCATGATCGAGCCCGAGCTGACCGGCGACTTCCAGACCCTGATGGCCTGGGCCGACAAGGTCCGACGCCTCAAGGTCCGCGCCAATGCCGAGACGCCGCTGGATGCGAAGACCGCGCGCGGCTTCGGCGCCGAGGGCATCGGCCTGTGCCGCACCGAGCACATGTTCTTCGACGACGCCCGCATTGCCGCCGTGCGCGAGATGATCCTCGCCGACGACGAGGCCGGTCGCCGTCTGGCCCTGGGCAAGATCGCGCCGTTCCAGAAGGCCGACTTCGTCGAGCTGTTCACCATCATGGCCGGCCTGCCGGTGACCGTGCGTCTGCTCGACCCGCCGCTGCACGAATTCATCCCGCACACCGACGCCGAGATCGATGCGCTCGCTGTCACCCAGGGCCTCGACGCCGCCAAGCTGAAGCGCCGGGCAAGGGAGCTGCACGAGACCAACCCCATGCTCGGCCACCGCGGCTGCCGCCTCGGCGTCGCCTATCCCGAGATCTATGAGATGCAGGTCCGCGCCATTCTCGAAGCGGCGCTGCAGGTGAAGCAGACGGCGACCCAGGCCCCCATCCCCGAGATCATGCACCCGCTGGTCGCTCTCGGGCTGGAGATGAAATATCTGCGCGAGCTGACCGACCGCACCGCCGAGGCCGTCTTCGCCGAGGCCGGCGACCGGGTCGAATACCTCGTCGGCACCATGATCGAACTGCCCCGCGCCGCCCTGCGCGCCGCCGACCTGGCCGAATATGCCGAGTTCTTCAGCTTCGGCACCAACGACCTGACCCAGACCACCTTCGGCATCAGCCGCGACGACTCCGGCCGCTTCCTGCAGGCCTATATGGACAAGGGCATCTTCGAGACCGACCCCTTCGTCCGGCTTGACCAGGACGGTGTCGGCGACCTGATCCGCATCGCCGCCGAGCGCGGCGGGGCCGCGCGCCCGGGCATCAAGATGGGTATCTGCGGCGAACACGGCGGCGATCCGTCGTCGATCGCCTTCTGCGAAGAGGTCGGCCTCGACTACGTCAGTTGCTCGCCCTACCGCGTGCCGATCGCCCGGCTGGCGGCGGCCCAGGCGGCGCTGGTGTCCCGGGGCGGCGAGGCGCGCGAGAAGGATCGCTAG